Proteins encoded together in one Epinephelus moara isolate mb chromosome 2, YSFRI_EMoa_1.0, whole genome shotgun sequence window:
- the LOC126406943 gene encoding uncharacterized protein LOC126406943 has protein sequence MIGLFHHPPFSVFRISPIGVATCKYSGKKRLIIDLSSPHGSDIPSINSLIPSPDFSMQYATIDHAMALIRLAGHGAWLSKADITSAFKVLPIHPDFWCYFGVCWKGAYYFSVRLTFGCKSSPKIFDSLSEALCWILSNNYRLPYVLHLLDDFLVVTPPSSPPRHGLTTLTSAFSDLGVPLSEEKTSGPGTSIEFLGITLDSMSFQASLPLEKVQRISLLLSNYLLTDRCTKRQLLALLGHLNYAIRIIPQAKSFLSQLLTKAASIPSLHDHVVLDDTCKTEMRMWQQFLSSWNGISFFYDDFITHPEDIQLYTDAAPSVGFGGYYGGRWFAAAWPSEFESLDTESRSPSSALYELYPVIIATLIWGQEWSKKCINIHSDNTAVVDIINKGRSRSPAIMPFTRRLTLISAQYQFILRASHIPGHHNAIADSLSRFSFQKFRCLAPDSDVHPTPIPSFSATIFS, from the coding sequence ATGATAGGCCTTTTCcatcatcctcctttctccgtATTCCGTATCAGTCCCATCGGTGTCGCCACATGCAAATACTCGGGGAAAAAGAGGCTGATCATTGACCTGTCGTCCCCACACGGCTCCGACATCCCGAGCATCAACAGCCTTATTCCTAGCCCGGATTTCTCCATGCAGTACGCCACCATTGACCACGCCATGGCACTGATTCGTCTGGCGGGACACGGAGCATGGCTGTCTAAGGCTGATATCACTAGCGCATTCAAGGTCTTGCCCATTCACCCCGACTTCTGGTGTTATTTCGGTGTCTGCTGGAAGGGGGCTTACTACTTCTCCGTGCGTCTCACTTTCGGCTGCAAGAGCAGTCCCAAAATCTTTGACTCTTTATCCGAGGCTCTATGCTGGATCCTCTCCAACAATTACAGGCTCCCCTACGTCCTTCATCTCCTTGACGATTTTCTTGTCGTGACTCCCCCGTCCTCACCTCCTCGCCACGGTCTCACTACACTTACGTCTGCATTTTCCGACCTCGGTGTCCCTCTGTCCGAAGAAAAAACTTCAGGACCTGGCACATCCATCGAGTTTCTGGGCATCACTCTGGACTCAATGTCATTCCAGGCTTCACTGCCCTTGGAGAAAGTGCAGCGCATCTCGCTGCTCTTGTCTAATTATCTCCTGACAGACAGGTGCACCAAACGCCAGCTGCTCGCTCTCCTCGGGCACCTCAATTACGCCATCCGCATAATTCCACAGGCAAAATCTTTTCTTTCTCAACTGCTGACCAAAGCTGCATCCATTCCCTCTCTCCACGACCACGTGGTTCTGGACGACACTTGTAAAACAGAAATGCGCATGTGGCAGCAATTTCTGTCATCCTGGAACGGCATCTCATTCTTCTACGACGACTTCATCACCCATCCCGAGGACATTCAACTCTACACGGACGCGGCTCCCTCCGTAGGTTTCGGCGGGTATTACGGGGGGAGGTGGTTTGCTGCCGCTTGGCCCTCCGAGTTCGAGTCCCTCGACACAGAGTCACGCTCTCCCTCGTCTGCTCTGTACGAGCTGTACCCCGTGATCATCGCCACTCTAATCTGGGGGCAAGAATGgtcaaaaaaatgcatcaatatTCACTCTGACAACACAGCAGTAGTAGATATAATCAATAAAGGCCGTTCCCGTTCCCCAGCCATCATGCCATTCACCCGCAGACTCACTCTCATCTCCGCTCAGTATCAATTCATCCTCCGCGCGTCTCACATTCCCGGTCACCACAATGCCATCGCTGACTCACTCTCCCgcttctctttccagaaattcaGATGCTTGGCTCCAGACTCGGATGTCCATCCCACACCAATCCCATCGTTTTCAGCGACCATATTCAGCTAA
- the LOC126408917 gene encoding odorant receptor 131-2-like, with amino-acid sequence MSDNNSLVGGESLQRQINDRVIVVQLLVMIFLCINFLLILTFFQKECFYTTTRYILFAVTLLSDSFVLLMSDVLLILHYFQIVMHVWLCIIISVVVLLYMIITPVTLTAMTLERYVAICMPLRHTELCSWHSAINSILIIHCLSSVPCIVVLSTFFASVSLSFYEQHSVCSVDIFLVHRWQKHLRSAVNQFYFLIMCITIVFSYVKILKVAKTASGENKKSTWKGLRTVILHAFQLLLCLIQLWCPFIEAALPQINFRTFHSVKYFNYIIFNLAPRCLSPLIYGLRDEIFVHALKHICFGLCTRSI; translated from the coding sequence ATGTCAGATAACAACTCACTGGTTGGTGGTGAGTCTTTACAGCGGCAGATCAACGACCGGGTCATTGTTGTGCAGCTCCTTGTGATGATTTTTCTTTGCATCAACTTTTTGCTCATCTTAACCTTTTTTCAAAAGGAGTGTTTCTACACAACTACACGCTACATCTTGTTTGCAGTTACACTACTGTCTGATAGCTTTGTATTACTCATGTCTGATGTTCTTCTCATCTTACACTATTTTCAAATTGTTATGCATGTTTGGTTATGCATCATTATCTCTGTTGTGGTACTTCTGTATATGATAATAACACCAGTTACTCTGACAGCAATGACCCTGGAGCGCTATGTGGCCATTTGCATGCCCCTGCGCCACACAGAGTTGTGCTCCTGGCACAGTGCTATAAACAGCATCCTCATCATTCACTGCCTCAGCTCTGTACCCTGTATTGTTGTCCTCTCTACTTTCTTTGCATCAGTCTCTCTTAGCTTTTATGAACAACACAGTGTATGTTCTGTGGATATATTTCTTGTGCACAGGTGGCAGAAACATCTTAGATCAGCTGTAAATCAGTTTTACTTCTTGATTATGTGTATTACTATTGTATTCTCCTATGTTAAAATACTGAAAGTAGCCAAAACTGCATCAGGAGAGAATAAAAAGTCAACATGGAAAGGGCTCAGAACAGTAATTCTTCATGCTTtccagctgctgctctgtctcatcCAGCTGTGGTGTCCATTCATAGAAGCTGCTCTACCTCAGATTAATTTCAGGACATTTCACAGTGTCAAGTACTTTAACTACATAATATTTAATCTTGCTCCAAGATGTCTGAGTCCTCTCATTTATGGCCTCAGGGATGAAATTTTTGTTCATGCACTAAAACATATCTGCTTTGGCTTATGTACAAGAAGCATTTGA
- the LOC126406949 gene encoding odorant receptor 131-2-like has protein sequence MSDNNSLIGGESLQRQINDQVIIVQLLVMIFLCINFLLILTFFQKECFYTTTRYILFAVTLLSDSFILLMSDVLLILHYFQIVMHVWLCIIISVVVLLYMTITPVTLTAMTLERYVAICMPLRHRQLCSWHSAINCILIIHCLSSVPCIVVLSTFFASVSLSFYERHSVCSVEIFLVHWWQKHLWSTVNQFYFLIMCIPIVFSYVKILKVAKTASGENKKSTQKGLRTVILHAFQLLLCLIRLWCPFIEAAVPQINVRFFNTVRYFNYIMFSLAPRCLSPLIYGLRDETFFHAIKNICFGLCTF, from the coding sequence atgtcagataaCAACTCATTGATTGGTGGTGAGTCTTTACAGCGGCAGATCAATGATCAGGTCATTATTGTGCAACTCCTGGTGATGATTTTTCTTTGCATCAACTTTTTGCTCATCTTAACCTTTTTTCAAAAGGAGTGTTTCTACACAACTACACGCTACATCTTGTTTGCAGTTACACTACTGTCTGATAGCTTTATATTACTCATGTCTGATGTCCTTCTCATCTTACACTATTTTCAAATTGTCATGCATGTTTGGTTATGCATCATCATCTCTGTTGTGGTACTTCTGTATATGACAATAACACCAGTTACTCTGACAGCAATGACCCTGGAGCGCTATGTGGCCATATGCATGCCCCTGCGCCACAGACAGTTGTGCTCTTGGCACAGTGCTATAAACTGTATCCTCATCATTCACTGCCTCAGCTCTGTACCCTGTATTGTTGTCCTCTCTACTTTCTTTGCATCAGTCTCTCTTAGCTTTTATGAACGACACAGTGTATGTTCTGTGGAGATATTTCTTGTGCACTGGTGGCAGAAACATCTTTGGTCAACTGTAAATCAGTTTTACTTCTTGATTATGTGTATTCCTATTGTATTCTCCTATGTTAAAATACTGAAAGTAGCCAAAACTGCATCAGGAGAGAATAAAAAGTCAACACAGAAAGGGCTCAGAACAGTAATTCTTCATGCTTtccagctgctgctctgtctcatcCGGCTGTGGTGTCCATTCATAGAAGCTGCTGTACCTCAGATTAATGTCAGGTTTTTTAATACTGTCAGGTACTTTAACTACATAATGTTTAGTCTTGCTCCAAGATGTCTGAGTCCTCTCATTTATGGCCTCAGGGatgaaacgttttttcatgcaataaaaaatatctgctttgGCTTATGTACCTTTTGA